A section of the Ruficoccus amylovorans genome encodes:
- a CDS encoding right-handed parallel beta-helix repeat-containing protein, whose translation MPLSVFALTAVAVSMYAQVDPGIPVPTLPADGEVSYMPTPDFFWSEVEGAEEYEIQIAGDPSFESIIDRDHIVIPRYVADKPLPWGGHYWRVRSYTADGEASAFSEPVRFELKRPENIYEIPDGADAQTIQSIIAEAVKNTPALVQFAVNGHYRLTPVGQRELIKMKGVENLIVDGRGSTVVLTSALAGLAEFINCKSILVRDITVEFDPMPFTVGVIEAVDEDTRTITMRMDNPGMIPFDQPLVQNHWEWGVLLDGDIPGKLADDAPIVMWTEAESVARSAGEDGEPRYTVRTSKSYLPYFKPGLKWIQFVRAGGGSLFRTDGSEDVTAYEITNYGISAGHYAALGGTRLKVLHCHSRMKEGNWFGNNADGLHVRSNKIGPWVEGCSFEGVGDDAIAFYSKGIYIFEQVSDRTLLVDRTMFNLEPGDRATIFDPRAGTLVEDEIVVESVQPSSEVRDGVRREGFLVTFTEPFKAQIETSNEDPLKNDQLFGRERINHYFAIRHSNFSKIRRYGNVIRGAHGVIEGNTYEHISDVAINLRNEPDLWRNGLHSEKIWILDNTILDSGFSRGSYGQGQIQAIMYRLGYANAEARAHRDIVIAGNTILNWQECAIRVSNVDGARIVDNTVGSDLLAFDNDRRHVGILVDNSENVWISGNEFIDPRTLDAEIEVTENTDNIVQE comes from the coding sequence ATGCCACTTTCTGTGTTCGCCCTGACGGCGGTCGCTGTTTCCATGTATGCGCAGGTCGATCCCGGAATTCCGGTCCCGACACTGCCCGCTGATGGCGAGGTCAGCTACATGCCGACGCCGGATTTTTTCTGGAGTGAGGTGGAAGGGGCCGAGGAGTACGAGATCCAGATCGCTGGTGATCCATCTTTTGAATCCATCATTGATAGAGACCATATCGTGATCCCGCGCTATGTGGCGGATAAGCCTCTGCCGTGGGGAGGGCATTACTGGAGGGTGCGCAGCTACACGGCTGATGGCGAAGCTAGCGCCTTTTCGGAACCGGTGCGCTTCGAACTGAAGCGGCCCGAAAATATATATGAGATTCCGGATGGCGCCGATGCGCAGACGATACAGAGCATCATCGCGGAGGCGGTAAAAAATACGCCGGCACTCGTTCAGTTCGCGGTTAACGGCCACTACCGGCTGACCCCGGTGGGACAGCGCGAATTGATAAAGATGAAGGGCGTGGAGAACCTCATCGTTGATGGCCGTGGATCGACGGTTGTCCTGACCAGCGCTTTGGCGGGATTGGCGGAGTTCATTAATTGCAAAAGTATTCTGGTGCGGGACATTACCGTGGAGTTCGATCCGATGCCGTTCACGGTTGGTGTGATCGAGGCCGTGGACGAAGATACGAGGACCATTACGATGCGGATGGATAACCCCGGCATGATTCCCTTTGACCAGCCATTGGTCCAGAACCATTGGGAATGGGGAGTTTTGCTCGATGGGGACATTCCCGGCAAGCTGGCCGACGACGCGCCTATTGTGATGTGGACCGAGGCCGAGAGCGTGGCCAGGAGCGCGGGCGAAGATGGCGAGCCACGCTACACGGTGCGTACTTCGAAGTCCTACCTTCCGTATTTCAAACCCGGCCTGAAATGGATCCAGTTTGTCCGTGCCGGTGGCGGCTCGCTGTTCCGGACGGATGGTTCCGAGGATGTCACCGCCTACGAGATTACGAACTACGGCATCTCTGCCGGCCATTACGCGGCCCTCGGTGGTACGCGCCTGAAGGTGTTGCATTGCCATTCGCGGATGAAGGAAGGGAACTGGTTCGGCAACAACGCCGACGGGCTCCATGTGCGCTCGAACAAGATCGGCCCGTGGGTGGAGGGGTGCTCGTTTGAAGGAGTGGGGGACGACGCCATTGCGTTCTACTCGAAGGGCATTTATATTTTTGAACAGGTCTCGGACCGGACGCTGCTCGTGGATCGTACGATGTTTAATCTGGAGCCGGGGGACAGGGCGACAATCTTTGACCCGCGCGCGGGCACGCTCGTCGAGGATGAGATCGTAGTGGAGTCGGTGCAACCGTCTTCGGAGGTCCGGGACGGAGTCCGGCGGGAGGGCTTCCTGGTCACGTTTACCGAGCCTTTTAAAGCGCAGATCGAGACCAGCAACGAAGACCCGCTCAAGAACGACCAGCTCTTCGGTCGTGAGAGGATCAATCACTACTTCGCCATCCGGCATAGCAACTTTAGCAAGATCCGCCGGTATGGAAATGTCATCCGTGGCGCTCATGGTGTCATTGAGGGTAACACGTACGAGCACATTTCCGATGTTGCGATCAATCTGCGTAATGAGCCCGACCTGTGGCGCAACGGTCTGCACAGTGAAAAAATCTGGATCCTCGACAACACGATTCTGGACAGCGGATTTTCGCGGGGTTCCTACGGGCAGGGCCAGATCCAGGCGATCATGTACCGGCTCGGCTATGCGAATGCCGAAGCCCGCGCGCACCGCGATATCGTTATCGCGGGGAACACGATCCTGAATTGGCAGGAGTGTGCGATACGTGTTTCAAATGTCGATGGGGCCAGGATTGTGGATAACACCGTCGGCAGTGATTTACTGGCTTTCGACAACGACCGCAGGCATGTCGGCATACTGGTCGATAACAGCGAAAACGTATGGATCTCCGGCAACGAGTTTATCGATCCTCGCACACTGGATGCGGAGATCGAAGTGACCGAAAATACGGATAATATTGTTCAGGAATGA
- a CDS encoding prepilin-type N-terminal cleavage/methylation domain-containing protein has translation MLIPRQKSPRPAFTLIELLTVIAIIGVLAAILIPVIGSVRERMNDSRCVSNLRQIYGYCLAYAADNGQKLPTVNHTFYNDLWPYAYPEESNPVISGPGFPDDLKGTVFECYAMSESEGAANMRSYGINSYLRPFYLEHQEEDDQDPSGPRLTAVHELPKTVFISDTYSDSRIRPPVLQKAFQRHGGHVNALFLDGHVEAVTEDFPGVMDSGSTFWRGVN, from the coding sequence ATGCTGATACCCCGGCAAAAATCTCCCCGTCCGGCCTTTACATTGATTGAGTTGCTGACCGTCATTGCGATCATTGGTGTGCTGGCCGCGATCTTGATCCCGGTTATTGGCTCGGTGCGTGAGCGTATGAACGATTCGCGCTGCGTGAGTAATCTGCGCCAGATATACGGCTACTGCCTGGCCTATGCCGCCGACAACGGGCAGAAGCTCCCCACGGTCAACCACACCTTCTACAACGACCTCTGGCCCTACGCCTATCCCGAGGAATCCAATCCGGTCATCTCGGGACCGGGCTTTCCCGATGACTTGAAGGGGACGGTGTTTGAATGCTACGCGATGAGTGAGTCCGAGGGGGCGGCGAATATGCGCAGCTACGGCATAAACTCCTACTTGCGGCCCTTCTACCTGGAGCATCAGGAGGAGGACGACCAGGATCCATCCGGCCCGCGCCTGACGGCTGTGCATGAGTTGCCGAAAACCGTTTTTATCAGCGATACCTACAGCGACAGCCGAATTCGTCCGCCTGTGCTGCAGAAAGCTTTTCAGCGGCATGGCGGCCACGTGAACGCCCTCTTTCTCGATGGCCATGTCGAAGCCGTGACCGAGGACTTCCCCGGCGTGATGGACAGTGGCTCCACCTTCTGGCGCGGGGTGAATTAG